The DNA region TCTAATCTCTCCATTTCAAAACTTCATCATGTATTTAAGATTTTTACatagattacaaaaatatttatatatacaaacttaaactaaattattctaatttatacaTCATAAAGATAAACTAAAAGTCCACAATACAAAATAGTTATCCAATAATTGTCCAATAACTCAAactcaataataataatcataaacaTAAACTCGAGACTATTCAATATCCAATcatctatttttatatataaaaaagcacTAGTCCACGGGCTGGCCCATCCTGGCCCGTCAGGCTTGCGGGTTAATCAGGACATGCCTAAATGATTTATGggtttcaaatttcaatctAACTTAACTTTTTTGGAGAACGGGTTGGGCCAGGCCAGCCCATCGGGCTTGACCCGATTTGACATCCCTacgtaaaaaaaaggaaatattctatcgataaaattttcttattgtaaattaaatagaaattgttatttgtatatatatttttaaaataattcttataaaatttaaaaaacttattatacatactaaattttaattaaaagataatatctaataaaaaatttactttattaatatatattatttattcttaattattacATCACAACTATATACTcatttaagttttattattatatttattgcaCATTTGAGTTTATgtttatatgttattttattagtcCATTCAATCGTGACATATAATTTCAACTGAGTTCATGGTCACTTCAAGTTTGATAACATTAGATTTAGAGactaaattaagaaattaattttaaaaatgaaatcgttaaaattaatatataagaagAAACTGAATTAGTATTTTAGAAACTGAAACACCacttctattaaaaaatattttccacgcCAGCGTATAGAATGAATGCATAGATACTATTTCAAAGTCacatactttatttttaataatatctatTTGGTGACATCAACACGCACACCTCTACTCGAttcttttttagtattttaaaagaattataattttttaattcatattttaaaagaattataagaattgccttaaaaaaaattataagaataataaaatactaatagGGCCCAATCAGTTTTGTGCCGGCGTCTCTCTGGATCCTATTTGCCACcatatttgttgttattattataacttGCCATTCATAAtttaaagaaggaaaaaaaaagtagtaaaacattgtgttttttttacagttcctattactctattttttaaaattgaaattttatatattaaattgagaTTTTACAGTCTTATATGTTATAAGCTTACTTCATTCACGCTACAATTTTAGTATTCTTCTATTGTGCTATacactttagtttttttttttttttgaagatacTATACACTTTAGCTATTttactaaatttataatatgaaataCACTTGCATAAAATTTTTAAGCCTCCTTTTTGTCATAGGTTTTAAATAATCTCATAAattagtcattttttttattttgagatttatttatttttaaattaatcacgcatatttcatatttttaaatatttgtaaattgtgtttatttatgatatattttaattacttattaaaatttaattttttatttagttaaatttagaaatatttctttaatataCCAATCTattaataatagtttttttatattttcttgtaaGGATAATGAACTCTACTGaaagttgttaaaaaaaataagattgacTTTTTCCCGTGATAATTTAATGTTCAGTCCCAAAAGATGggacaaatataattttttttctaaataaatcttTTTCTCATGTGGGAATATAATATGACCTTCCAGTACTATTTCGccaataatttaaaaagatactataaattattaaattttcgaAATAAATTATACGTTGTATCAAATTCTGACGAACATTTCTAGTTTATTATATTTCACAAAAGAACACCCCCTCGCCTCTCTGTTGTCCACTTTCCTTGGGTTGCTTCACATTTCATTATTTCaagcaaaaataatttagagtaaCAATACATcctcaacaattatttttatattttttcattgcaTTATTCATTTTAACTGACACTTTTCTCTTTCATTATGTCTCTTAAATATAAACTTTATTGTATAAACTGATCTATGAATAGCATTATCCAATAATTTGTTCTTATTGTCCCAAATGACATTGCATAAACATtagttaattttctttatatttgagTTCAGATGGAATATTATATTACACTaatcaacataataaaaatatcacgtCTACTTaagtttatgttatttttattttattttaaaattgattcgaAATATTTTAAGACGGGACaagattaataatataatatacacaatataaaaatagaaattaaaactaaaaatatcattaaaacaattaatctataaatacaaaatacaaaaaattataaataatctctaaaactaatttcatcaataaaatattttaaaatttatataaaaatatcatctaaatatgtctatttttaacaatttacatgagaaaaatagttatacattaattgtataaatttttttacatgctAATATAATCATAACAGTTTGtgaactttttaaataattatcttaaaataatttaaatgataatttgtgattgattgataatatataaacattaaattcattttacatttattaGTTACTATAAtggattcttttaaaaaaatcactataatagataattttattaaataatataacttaATTAGGTAATTTAACAATTTTCAACTACccgcaaattttttttttccagtagagacaatgaacttttcttttgCGAACTAAGATGTTGTGTTTCAGTAATATTCATAAGGAATGAATGTGAAGTGCTGAACCTAAATTAGGTATGGGGACTCAGAAAGTGTCCAAAGGGGCAAGGGAGGGAGAAGGGCGAATGGATGACAATGGAGATGATGGTGACCCTTATGCTAGAGGAATATATAGTGTTGTATACTGTACATAGTGAATGACACACCTTTCGTGTTATGTACGCTTTGCATGCAAGGAAGCCACAGCATCTCTTCAATTAAATTATCTCTATTATGGTTCATATGCATTATTATTCCATCACTCACCCTTCGAAAGAGTTCAGTCAATATTAAAATAGGCACATCCATCATTTGAAGCTATCATTTGCAAAATAGTATATATTAGGGGTACCCCAGGTTCTAGGGTTGAACTCAACTCACTACCAAGATATATCGGAACAAGTGTTGCACTCTAATTTATTGTTCTTTAAATTTCTCGAACTGAATATATGGAAAAACCTTGttgataaaaagataaataaatttagcTATATTTTTTTACGGAAAGTGCCAAAAagtgtgttgtttccttttcatCAAGCGCATAATGaaacttaataaaatattaaaagagaaaaggcaGAATCAAAGTTGTAAACAACAATAACGTATGAAACAAAAATAGTActatcaaaagaagaaaaaaatgtataaagtaGTCTTCTCAAAACACGTACGTAATTGGTTCAAGTATCGTTGTCCTAAACCAATGCTCATTATATAGTATATATGCTTTGATCTTCTccaattttcaaagaaaaaaaatgccatTGCCAGGCTAACAACCAAACATGAACCGAGACGAGAACTAGGCTACCATTGCAAGTTACCTTGGAAGCTTGtaataattaaatgttatcTATCTGTGCTCATTTGTTTCTCTTGCCCCACATCTATAAGTCCAATACAAATTTTAAGAtgagtcttttaaaaaaatcaaaattatttattaaacttaTTATTGAGAAGATAGGAATAGAATGAGTTAAAATAAGAACAGTTGGTTTAATAGAAAtctataatgaaaaaataattataagaaacagagaaaaatattttttttgttgttaatcaattttcttcaacaaacactatatCCATTGTGATTGTGAAAATCAATTACTGTTTTTGAGAATCAATTATATGAAAACACCAATAATCATCTAAAACCACCACTAATTAAATATCGATCATCTTCTGGCACCACTGCtaaataatcatcataaaatattaaaaagtgaGCCTTTCACTATtcatattcattcattttttaaaaataaaaataaaaatgtgagactcactttttattttttctacctattctttttagtttttcataactcttttttttagacAATCTTATTCAAAGTACGatgaaacattaaatataaaatatttctctTACTAATTAAATATCATCTTCGGATAGCACTGCAAAATAACCATCACAAAATGTTAAAAGTGATGCTTCCGGCCTTTCAGTGTTCATttccattctttcttttttacagaaaaacaaaatgtgaaactcactttttatttttctacctaCTTAATTAATTCCTATCTACTAAACACACTCCATTTCTATCTCTTTTCTATTTGCTCTCGTTGTTTCCTTTTAAATTCATCCCCAAACCATTACCTTATctcttttattaattagtttaaccaatcatattaaaatgaaatagccTTCGAATTTACCAAGAGCCACAAATTAAGTAGGTGCAGGCTAAGGGTGGCAATTTTAAAACCTTTAACTAACGGAAGAGAGGTGCTtcaaataaattagtaaatcaGGTTACTATCTTATATATATCATTAGCATCACAGACTATTAATTTAGAATAACTTGTGAAGTAAGGTGTTACGTAATCTAGGtctatttgataaattattataaaaactcaTCAGTATAAATTCAACAatactgttaaaaaaatataaattcaacaataaatggaattttctttttggtaTGTATTAAGGGTGTACGTCTTTTGATTTGATTGAGAGTCAAAAACTATTTCCTTTCAAGTTGGAAAGATCATGGAAGTAGATATAACTTTTTCccgtcatttttttttaaatacgcaCAGTTTGAAATCAAATATCTGTTAATATATTTATGGGACTAATTATTTATCAACTATGTCAGATTTATTATTGGTAcaataaaaggaaattttggCAACAGAAACATGCAAATGTTAACAAATAACCTTCACTGATAATGGCTAGAAGTACCATTTATAGCTACAAAACATACTGATCTCTTCAATAAAAGACTTAAAAGTGTTAATAACACTTGttctaattctttatttttgatattttttttttgtgatgggttaaaatttattgaaaaatcatcaattttttaataaattagagaaagaaaaatattaattgagaaacaaaacttatcaaaattgataattttcattaaattttaaccaatgagagaaaaaaatataaaatattcaaaagaaaatCTCAGAAAGAATATAGCTAACCGCtgctttttatatataaatagatataGTATGCTTCTAGAAAGTTAGTCATGCACGGAACTGATGGAAGTAATGAAGGATACAATAATCCATCTCGTTTGTGGTTATTATTCTCTTTCTTATCAAACCTTGTTTTCGTCTAAAGAAACATGATAAGAGGCTAGAAACCTTTCTTCTAAGAAGTCAAAACACACTCTAACTCTTGTTTGTCGTTCAAATTATTATacaaaacattaattattgctgccaatgaaaatttaaataatcacTCGTGGTCAAATCCTTATTTTGAAACCTTGTAAGTAAGCTTTGTGTCCTTATCTAATTAGCTAAACCAAGAAAAAGACTCCAACAAGTGTGGTTGAGTGATCTTAGACTTACAATTGCAAGCCTAATGACCAAAGAACTTTGAAAAGATACATGCATTTCACTCTATTCTTTAATCATTTCACACTTTTGATTGTCGTTGAACggttattattgttaatttgtaGAATAGATTTAGCGATTTAAACTTATGAGAAAGTTACATAAAATCCTATTTGCTCAAATGTCATTTTCTTGTGTGTCGAAGAAATTGCCAGGGTGCAAAACTTCACGAGCAACTACTGTGGTCAAGGTTTGACTTATATACcataaaaacaaagagaatGATTGAATTATGAAGCAATTAATTAGTAGTCTCATCAATAGTAGAAAGATCAGGTAattaaggtaaataaataatCGCTTAAAAAAggtgaatgaaaaataattaattaatattagaaaGATCATGTCATGAGGTGAATAAATGCAAGTATAAAATTGTTGGATTTTTTATGGGTCAATCTTACCAGCGGTTGAAATATTACAATGTAATAAGTGAAATAATgaactataaatattattttttttaaaatatttttaaaaaagtacaaaaattaattttaacactAATACATATATACAACTTGTGGATGCACAAGTACATGTTTAAATTCTAATGCTTGAATACtgatcaaaattttataatgctttaattgttttttttttaggttcATGTAGTTGcagcaattttttgttttaatccttttggtgcttataatttaaaaatatcttattttaatttttatattacaatTTTCTTACCCGTTTAATTCTCATGGTCAAGTGTTGATTAATGTTGTTTGAGATGAACATGACATAACTCATATAATCCACGTTGATCTCAAATCACACTAAACAGTTTTAGACTTACATatgaaataatatatgaaattattgcAAACCAACTTAACTCTTATTAATATAcatgaaataatataaatatatatttagggATTAAAATCACATTATGATATACAAGGGAATCCAATTGGTACGTCACAATTGAAATTGGGCTAaaattagactttttttttttacatgaaagACTCAactgataaattaaaatttgggagACTAAAATTAGATAATTACATGAAGAATCATAAGTGCaaataaatctttaattttttaatcctaaaaaagtttttttaaaatcaataatatgaGATGTgcttatgatttttttgttaagtatAGATGTACTTATAGTTGGCTATtaattaactatttattattatttttttatcaactaaaattttgattaattgatgttaattttaaattttacataacttaatcttataattttatattaaatttttatttaatatattgtatCACATTAAAAAAGTTATCTAATCATTAccaattgaataaatattaaattattaaatcatCAATTAATACTTTTACCAATTTAATCAccagttaattttataaacgtTCTAAAGAACATTAACTTTTCGTTATACTTTAATACTCTGACATTATAATGATATCATGTATATAAAATCCCATTGAATTGAACATTATCTGTTTATTACAGAAAGTAGATGCTGTCCATTTCTTTCCGGCCTCTCCATTTTTTCATTACTAAAGTTTtggagaaataaataaaatagatcgacataatacatattaaatagaaaatatcattatttattttttcaaaatcataaaaatgaaagaaatggagAGAATTTTTTCCGTAGATACTATTATACAACAGATTTTAGTCAATTGCATAGTGTAAAATATGAAGCCAAACCAGATGGGGAGATGATAGGGCTCAATTGTTTTTTCCTATCTTGTATGCACTTTTGTTTCTTGTCCCcgagatttattttttctttcttttcttgtttcatAATTAAATGCCTTGGATTcgatcttgaacttgttcacCAACTTGCGTGAAGCTGTTTGGATGTGTTCCATTTGTGTAGAACATGGCCATAGACATCATAGAATACTATGTCAATTTCAGTTTCAGTGACCTTCACAGACATGACTCCTTGGCCATCGTAGTAGAACTTCATCTCTTCTGGCTTCCACCAGTTCACAACACCCCTCCACGCCTTTGACCCTCCCCCGCAAGTCAAAAATTGAATTGCACTGAAATTCAAGTACATATAATTTAATGGTTAGATATTACTCTAATTTTCACTACATATATATGTAACTAAGCATATACATACTCTTGAAAATAAACAAACCTGTCAAAACTACTTATGTGTTGTAGGCAGTGATCGTGTCCATTTATGTAAAGATCAATGTTGTTTGCCTGGAAATCAATAGAAACTTAAGTAACAGTTTGTGGAAGCTAGCATATATAACCTTAAAATATTCCCTGCTGCTCaggaaagaaaaatacaaaagttaCCTCAAGAATTGGGAGAAGCTGCTTTACAAGCTCATCCGTATTACCGTGCACGCCGGCACTTCTAATTGTATGGTGACCCACCACAATCTTCCATTTTGCATTTGATTGTTGTAAAGCTAAATCCACATCCTATTTTAGTTAAGTGTACAATGATTAACCAATTTAATTAAcatggaatatatatatagatgtaaAAGTTAACGGATATATATACAACGTACAAATGATTCATATATACGATTTTTTCTTTGTAtgaatttacattttattttatatatattgtttatttttgcttatcattaattacataataaaaaaaagatcgattgccttctttttttttctcttttcaaatttcatttgCATTACCGTTATGGTATATATAGGCTATGATCAGTCAACTCATTAGGAGGAAGGTCTAAGGAATAACTTCACGGATAAAACACACATGAGACAAGACCCAAGAGGTTAGGTCTAATGCAGATGAAACTATAAAAGGATCTCCACTTCATGAATTAGGATAGTTTTACTCACACacacttcaaaaataaaaacacacatTTAAAGATGATTTTGACAGAAATTCACTCCTAACTTTCTCATTGCACCACCGTGCCAAGATCACACCCTTGCACTGGAGTTTGGATTCGATTACTCTTAAGCTCTTACGTACATCACATCATCATTACTATTTCGAGAAATGATAGCTAACCTTGAGTAGGTTGGAAATGTATTGTTTCCGGGGCAATATGCCACTCCAATCATAAACATGGTCCTTAGGTTCTATGAAGTATTTGTCCACAAACGGAGTAGTATCTACAAAGAAAAACTCTGCAACTTCTGAAACAAAGAATGTAAAAAGGCACTTGACTTCATGTTACTtggatttaatattttaagccttatataaattgaaattaagaagaagaaaaaataaaagaggttGCTTTTCTCCTGCATTTACAATAAAAGATCTCAGGCAAAGCCATCTCTTGTCAAGATTTGTGAGGACAGGACTCAGCTGTGCCTCAACATTACCCCTATAGTCGTGGTTTCCCAAAACTGCAAaaatcaaaaatattaaaataaaaaataagacatTAATCTCATTTCTATCCAcatttacttaaaaatataaggCTATGTTTGtggtttgaaaaatatttttgcaaatTTCAATACACAATTACAATTCTAATgcataaaatgaaataagttcttccaactaaaatttaaacatgcacTATTAAGCATTCCTTTCAGGCTTTCACAGATTGAAATTTAGAATTATGAAATAGAACTCTTACCACTGTACCATTGCTTTTGCAAGCTAGAAGCAGTGTAGATTTTGGTGAATGAGTCATCAAAGTCTGGATCATCTATGCCTGTCAAGCCACTGTCATAAAAATTGTCGCCGGTGGAAATCACAAAATCGATGTCCAATAGTTGTCCAATAACTCccatctagaaaaaaaaatcattttttgtagaataaattatTGAACTGAGGCAAAAAGACACATGAGGAATTCACCATAGTTTGCTAGCAGACATAGAATTGGATTGGATTGGATTGTTGGTCCAAACAATTCTTAAAATTGGTTGCTCAAAATATTGGtcaaattggtaaaaaaaaaaaaaactatcaaaatttaataaaaattggttacaaaaacaattatttatatataaatttagataaacGCTAGCTATTTATTACGAATGGTTTTTCATCAAAATCACACGACTGTATTTTCAgttaaaatttcttaattttttctaaCTTATTAGTcaacgtttttttttaaaaatgtcagCATTACACATCAATTTTCGTGGGCAATTGCTTCATATCACAATGACACAATTCGTAACAAATGACACCACTCAAGAATTTAATagtattctataaaaaaaattataaaattataaataattattataaaaattaataaaatttatatatatatatatatatatatatttatttatgattaaataataatgtatgtACTTGCTTTTTCAACACACTAATAAAGTAATAGGTTATACAACACACTAATAAAGCAATAGGTTATAATATTTGGACAATCTACAATTTTATCAAGTTTATTAACATTaaccatttttttctctttctattatATCCTATCGTATtac from Glycine soja cultivar W05 chromosome 8, ASM419377v2, whole genome shotgun sequence includes:
- the LOC114422862 gene encoding purple acid phosphatase 8-like isoform X2 codes for the protein MGLQLVFIGTIALCLVVSSAVLERFEQALKQDGSLSFLVIGDWGRKGAYNQSKVAFQMGVIGQLLDIDFVISTGDNFYDSGLTGIDDPDFDDSFTKIYTASSLQKQWYSVLGNHDYREVAEFFFVDTTPFVDKYFIEPKDHVYDWSGILPRKQYISNLLKDVDLALQQSNAKWKIVVGHHTIRSAGVHGNTDELVKQLLPILEANNIDLYINGHDHCLQHISSFDSAIQFLTCGGGSKAWRGVVNWWKPEEMKFYYDGQGVMSVKVTETEIDIVFYDVYGHVLHKWNTSKQLHASW
- the LOC114422862 gene encoding purple acid phosphatase 8-like isoform X1, encoding MGLQLVFIGTIALCLVVSSAVLERFEQALKQDGSLSFLVIGDWGRKGAYNQSKVAFQMGVIGQLLDIDFVISTGDNFYDSGLTGIDDPDFDDSFTKIYTASSLQKQWYSVLGNHDYRGNVEAQLSPVLTNLDKRWLCLRSFIVNAEVAEFFFVDTTPFVDKYFIEPKDHVYDWSGILPRKQYISNLLKDVDLALQQSNAKWKIVVGHHTIRSAGVHGNTDELVKQLLPILEANNIDLYINGHDHCLQHISSFDSAIQFLTCGGGSKAWRGVVNWWKPEEMKFYYDGQGVMSVKVTETEIDIVFYDVYGHVLHKWNTSKQLHASW
- the LOC114422862 gene encoding purple acid phosphatase 8-like isoform X3, with the translated sequence MGLQLVFIGTIALCLVVSSAVLERFEQALKQDGSLSFLVIGDWGRKGAYNQSKVAFQMGVIGQLLDIDFVISTGDNFYDSGLTGIDDPDFDDSFTKIYTASSLQKQWYSVLGNHDYRGNVEAQLSPVLTNLDKRWLCLRSFICLFTFFVSEVAEFFFVDTTPFVDKYFIEPKDHVYDWSGILPRKQYISNLLKDVDLALQQSNAKWKIVVGHHTIRSAGVHGNTDELVKQLLPILEANNIDLYINGHDHCLQHISSFDSAIQFLTCGGGSKAWRGVVNWWKPEEMKFYYDGQGVMSVKVTETEIDIVFYDVYGHVLHKWNTSKQLHASW